The window CAGAAGGTTGGGGGCGAGCCCGGACTGCATGGCCAGGAAGGCGTTCATGATGGCTTCGTAATGCCTGGCGCAGTCTCCGAAGCGCATCATGAGCCGGGCCTTGAGGGCGGTGCCAGCGCGAACCGGCCACAGGGCGATGCTGACTACGAAGGCCGCAGCCACGCCCACGCCGATCTCCACCACGCGGAGCATGCCGAAGACGATGCGGTCGTCCTGGTCGTACCCGGCCAGGACGACGATGCACACGGTGATGGCCGCCATGCGGTATCTGGCGTTGTATCTGGTCATGTAGGCGCAGAACGCCACCGAGAGGAACAGGGCCAGAACGGTCATGGGCTGCGTCTGGGGAAAGAGCAGGATGGCCGCCAGTCCGATTGCCGCTCCGACGGCCGTTCCGGAGAAGCGGTACAGGCACATCTGGACGGAGTCCGCGACATAGACCTGCATGACGATGACGGCGGACAACGTCGCCCAGTACCCGAATTTCAGGTCGAGCAGGTGCGCCACGCCATAAGCCAGCACAGCGGCGATACCGGTTTTCAGGCCATGGCGGATCATGGCCGGATGGGAATCCGGATCGATGAACGGCATGGCCGGTTTTTCCGGATGCGCCCGGGGCGTTGGGCTCAGGTCAGAGGAATTATCGGCGTTCGTGCTCATGCGTGTTTTCTCCAAGCCAGGATCGAAGCCATGGCGTCATTCCCATTCCTTTCGTCCATCCCGCCCGGAAAGTCCATTTCGTCCATTTCTGCCCAGCCCGGCGCCTTGGGCCAGCCAGAACCGATTTGCGCATTGCCGCTCCCTGCATTATGCTCATGGGCTTACGTATCCCTTCCACTTCAGCAAAAGCGTGACCCCATTGACCTCACTCACCCCGGAACAACTCGCCAAGGCAGACGCCGTCATCGCCGAACATCGCGACATCCCTGGCTCCCTCATCACGGTCCTGCGGCTTTGTCAGGATATCGCCGGATATTTTCCGCTCGAACTCATCCGGCATATCGCAGACGGGATGGAACTGCCCGTGTCCAAGGTTTATGGAGTCGTCTCCTTCTATTCGATTTTTTCCCTCAAGCCAAAGGGCCGCCACACGGTGCGTGTCTGCACCGGAACGGCCTGCTATGTGCGGGGAGTGCGAGAGGTTCTGGACCGGGTCGAGCACCGCTTCGGGGGCAAGGCCGGGGGCACCTGCGAGGGCGGCCGTTTCAGCCTTGAGCCCGTGCGCTGTCTGGGCGCCTGCGGCCTGGCGCCGGTCATGGTCGTGGACCGCGACACCCACGGTGGAGTCACGCCCGATTCGGCCTGCGCCATTCTGGAGGAATACAAATGACCCCGACCATGAAGCTTGACCGAGCGGGTCTGACGGCGTTGCGAAACCGGGAGCGGGAACTCCTGGACACGGCCGCCCCGCGCATCTTCTGCTGCAGCGGCACGGGCTGCCACGCCACGGGCTCCCTTCCGCTCATCGAGACCCTGCGCGAGGAAGCCGCGCGGCAGGGCGACGGCGTGCAGGTCATCGAGACGGGCTGTAACGGCTTCTGCGCCTTGGGGCCGGTGGTCGTCATGCAGCCCGGCGGCATCCTGTACTGCAAGGTGCGCGTGGAGGACGCGGCCGACGTGGTCGCCTCGGCCGGGGGCGAACCCGTTGAGCGCCTGCTGTACCGGGACCCGAAGGGCACGGCCGTGGCCTCCATGGACGAGATCCCCTTCTTCGCCCTGCAGCGCCCCTGGACCCTGCGCAACAAGGGCCGCATCGATCCCGAGAACATCGGCCATGCCATCGCCCGAGAAGGCTACCAGGGGCTGGCCAAGGCCCTTTTCGACATGGCCCCGGCAGGCATCGTCGAGGAGATGCGCGCCTCCGGCCTGCGCGGACGCGGCGGGGCGGGTTTTCCCACGGGCCTGAAATGGAAGTTCGCGGCCGCCTCGCCCGGCGACGTCAAGTACGTGCTCTGCAACGCCGACGAAGGCGATCCGGGCGCGTTCATGGACCGCTCCATCCTCGAGTCCGACCCGCACGCGGTGCTCGAAGGCATGCTCATCGCGGCCGTGGCCATCGGCTCCCGCCAGGGCTACATCTACTGCCGTTCCGAATATCCCCTGGCCATCAAACGCCTGACCATCGCCATCGGCCAGGCCCGGGAACTGGGCCTCTTGGGGGAAAACATCCTGGGCAGCGATTTTTCCTTTGATCTTGAAATCTACCAGGGCGCGGGCGCCTTTGTCTGCGGCGAGGAGACGGCGCTCATGCGCTCCATCGAGGGAAAGCGCGGCATGCCCGTCCCCCGGCCGCCGTTTCCGGCGCAGAAGGGCCTGTGGGGCAAGCCGACCATCCTCAACAACGTCGAGACCCTGGCCAATGTCGGCCGCATCATCCGTCTTGGCGGGGCGCACTACGCGAGCGTCGGCACCGAGGGC is drawn from Desulfomicrobium apsheronum and contains these coding sequences:
- a CDS encoding FUSC family protein: MSTNADNSSDLSPTPRAHPEKPAMPFIDPDSHPAMIRHGLKTGIAAVLAYGVAHLLDLKFGYWATLSAVIVMQVYVADSVQMCLYRFSGTAVGAAIGLAAILLFPQTQPMTVLALFLSVAFCAYMTRYNARYRMAAITVCIVVLAGYDQDDRIVFGMLRVVEIGVGVAAAFVVSIALWPVRAGTALKARLMMRFGDCARHYEAIMNAFLAMQSGLAPNLLDQFQTDIREDRALFQKVLRHERRMYHEDTDLLGLKVRTLEKCHAHLQTMLQALNSEQGQGYEIIMDRELRELAAITVESMRGIASGRTPPTDLLAKTLNESETRLHELRKDGATRRFHLQKLLQFFAFYHSAQSMGRDILLYGQNPLFSVRAA
- a CDS encoding complex I 24 kDa subunit family protein — translated: MTPLTSLTPEQLAKADAVIAEHRDIPGSLITVLRLCQDIAGYFPLELIRHIADGMELPVSKVYGVVSFYSIFSLKPKGRHTVRVCTGTACYVRGVREVLDRVEHRFGGKAGGTCEGGRFSLEPVRCLGACGLAPVMVVDRDTHGGVTPDSACAILEEYK
- the nuoF gene encoding NADH-quinone oxidoreductase subunit NuoF, producing the protein MTPTMKLDRAGLTALRNRERELLDTAAPRIFCCSGTGCHATGSLPLIETLREEAARQGDGVQVIETGCNGFCALGPVVVMQPGGILYCKVRVEDAADVVASAGGEPVERLLYRDPKGTAVASMDEIPFFALQRPWTLRNKGRIDPENIGHAIAREGYQGLAKALFDMAPAGIVEEMRASGLRGRGGAGFPTGLKWKFAAASPGDVKYVLCNADEGDPGAFMDRSILESDPHAVLEGMLIAAVAIGSRQGYIYCRSEYPLAIKRLTIAIGQARELGLLGENILGSDFSFDLEIYQGAGAFVCGEETALMRSIEGKRGMPVPRPPFPAQKGLWGKPTILNNVETLANVGRIIRLGGAHYASVGTEGSKGTKVFALSGDVNNIGLVEVDMGTPLSVLVNDIGGGVPGKRSCKAVQLGGPSGGSIPAHLLDTPVDYEAISQAGAIMGSGGVIVMDDRTCMVDMARFFMDFIQDESCGKCTPCREGTRRQLEILTRICEGKGAPGDLRTLEDLAAVITDASLCGLGQTASNPILSALRHFRDEFEAHINERRCPAKRCVALLKFEVREDLCRKCGLCHKACPAGAVIWAKKQVARIDREKCVRCLACFQACPFDCIE